One region of Corvus moneduloides isolate bCorMon1 chromosome 1, bCorMon1.pri, whole genome shotgun sequence genomic DNA includes:
- the CHST9 gene encoding carbohydrate sulfotransferase 9 isoform X3 — protein MPRKAAWRRSAPVGFSSREMAVSSSRHWQGRADPFSVVAASSGSRLPEQQKTSESPLSWFRGVYLPPALHPLNKTFIKGDEWQDIDSIQEKRRAFLQDFCKTYNSRKKLQTHLVHLVSRIYVEDRHKVLYCEVPKAGCSNWKRVLMVLSGLAASANNISHDDVHYGKHLRKLDSYDLKGIYTRLNTYTKFIFVRDPMERLVSAFRDKFEHPNSYYHPVFGKAIIKKYRHNADEEALKTGSGVKFKEFIQYLLDSHRPVGMDIHWEQVSKLCYPCLINYDFIGRFETLEEDANYFLQLVGAPAHLKFPKFKDRHSSDERTSAEVVRQYLKELSKEERQLTYDFYHLDYLMFNYTSPLV, from the coding sequence ATGCCAAGGAAAGCAGCGTGGAGGAGAAGCGCTCCTGTGGGCTTCAGTAGCCGTGAGATGGCTGTCTCGAGCAGCAGgcactggcagggcagggctgaccCTTTCAGTGTGGTGGCTGCCTCCTCAGGGAGCCGActgcctgagcagcagaagaCGAGCGAGTCCCCTCTCAGCTGGTTCAGAGGGGTGTATCTACCTCCTGCTCTCCACCCATTAAACAAGACATTCATCAAGGGTGACGAGTGGCAGGACATAGACAGCATCCAGGAAAAGCGCAGGGCCTTCCTGCAGGACTTCTGCAAGACATACAACAGCAGAAAGAAGCTGCAAACCCACCTGGTGCACCTGGTGTCAAGAATTTATGTGGAGGACAGGCACAAGGTCCTGTACTGCGAAGTGCCAAAAGCGGGCTGCTCCAACTGGAAAAGGGTCCTCATGGTGCTCAGTGGACTCGCTGCTTCAGCAAACAACATCTCCCATGATGATGTGCACTATGGAAAGCATCTAAGAAAACTGGACAGTTATGACCTAAAAGGGATATATACACGCTTGAACACGTACACCAAGTTTATATTTGTACGGGATCCTATGGAAAGACTGGTATCTGCCTTCAGGGATAAGTTTGAACATCCAAACAGCTATTACCATCCAGTATTTGGGAAGGCAATAATTAAGAAGTATAGACATAATGCAGATGAAGAAGCATTGAAAACAGGATCGGGAGTTAAGTTCAAGGAGTTTATCCAATATTTGTTAGATTCCCATCGACCAGTAGGAATGGACATTCACTGGGAGCAAGTCAGTAAGCTCTGCTATCCCTGCCTTATCAACTACGATTTTATAGGAAGGTTTGAAACCCTGGAAGAAGATGCCAATTACTTTTTGCAGCTGGTAGGTGCTCCAGCCCATCTGAAGTTTCCTAAATTCAAAGACAGACATTCCTCTGATGAGAGAACAAGTGCAGAAGTAGTGAGGCAATATTTAAAGGAATTGTCTAAGGAGGAGAGACAGCTGACCTATGACTTCTATCACTTGGATTACTTAATGTTCAATTATACATCACCACTTGTATAG
- the AQP4 gene encoding aquaporin-4 isoform X1 gives MTAADPQPVLRRPCPERRPPARRTSKCGRLCKCERIMVAFKGVWTQPFWKAVSAEFLAMLIFVLLSLGSTINWGGAEKPLPVDMVLISLCFGLSIATMVQCFGHISGGHINPAVTVAMVCTRKISLAKSVFYILAQCLGAIVGAGILYLVTPPSVVGGLGVTAVHRDLSAGHGLLVELIITFQLVFTIFASCDSKRSDVTGSVALAIGFSVAIGHLFAINYTGASMNPARSFGPAVIMGRWENQWVYWVGPIIGAVLAGALYEYVYCPDVELKRRFKDVFGKATQPSKGKYIEVDDNRSHVETDDLILKPGIVHVIDIDRGEDKKGRDPSSEVLSSV, from the exons ATGACCGCAGCCGACCCGCAGCCGGTGCTCCGGCGGCCGTGCCCCgagcgccgcccgcccgcccgccgcacCAG taaGTGTGGACGTCTCTGTAAGTGTGAGAGAATTATGGTGGCGTTTAAAGGAGTCTGGACTCAGCCCTTCTGGAAAGCCGTTTCGGCAGAATTTTTGGCCATGCTCATTTTTGTCCTCCTCAGCCTCGGCTCCACGATCAACTGGGGTGGAGCAGAGAAGCCCCTGCCTGTAGACATGGTCCTTATCTCCCTCTGCTTTGGACTCAGCATTGCCACCATGGTGCAGTGCTTTGGACACATCAGCGGAGGCCACATCAACCCTGCTGTGACCGTGGCAATGGTCTGCACGAGGAAGATCAGCCTGGCCAAGTCCGTCTTCTACATTCTTGCCCAGTGCCTGGGAGCCATCGTGGGCGCAGGCATCCTTTACCTTGTCACACCACCCAGCGTGGTGGGAGGCCTGGGAGTCACTGCG GTACACAGAGATCTTTCTGCTGGGCATGGTCTCCTGGTGGAGTTGATAATTACATTCCAGCTGGTTTTTACTATTTTTGCTAGCTGTGATTCAAAACGAAGTGATGTCACTGGTTCAGTAGCTTTAGCAATTGGATTTTCTGTTGCAATTGGACATTTATTTGCT ATCAATTACACCGGTGCCAGTATGAACCCAGCTCGATCATTTGGACCTGCTGTCATTATGGGCAGATGGGAAAACCAATGG GTGTACTGGGTGGGACCGATAATCGGAGCAGTCCTTGCGGGTGCTCTGTATGAGTACGTCTATTGCCCAGACGTTGAACTCAAGCGCCGCTTCAAAGACGTCTTCGGTAAGGCCACCCAGCCTTCCAAGGGGAAGTACATCGAGGTGGACGACAACAGGAGCCACGTAGAGACCGATGACCTGATCCTGAAGCCTGGCATAGTTCATGTGATTGATATTGACAGGGGCGAGGACAAGAAGGGAAGAGATCCATCCAGCGAGGTGTTGTCTTCCGTATGA
- the AQP4 gene encoding aquaporin-4 isoform X3: MTAADPQPVLRRPCPERRPPARRTSKCGRLCKCERIMVAFKGVWTQPFWKAVSAEFLAMLIFVLLSLGSTINWGGAEKPLPVDMVLISLCFGLSIATMVQCFGHISGGHINPAVTVAMVCTRKISLAKSVFYILAQCLGAIVGAGILYLVTPPSVVGGLGVTAINYTGASMNPARSFGPAVIMGRWENQWVYWVGPIIGAVLAGALYEYVYCPDVELKRRFKDVFGKATQPSKGKYIEVDDNRSHVETDDLILKPGIVHVIDIDRGEDKKGRDPSSEVLSSV, from the exons ATGACCGCAGCCGACCCGCAGCCGGTGCTCCGGCGGCCGTGCCCCgagcgccgcccgcccgcccgccgcacCAG taaGTGTGGACGTCTCTGTAAGTGTGAGAGAATTATGGTGGCGTTTAAAGGAGTCTGGACTCAGCCCTTCTGGAAAGCCGTTTCGGCAGAATTTTTGGCCATGCTCATTTTTGTCCTCCTCAGCCTCGGCTCCACGATCAACTGGGGTGGAGCAGAGAAGCCCCTGCCTGTAGACATGGTCCTTATCTCCCTCTGCTTTGGACTCAGCATTGCCACCATGGTGCAGTGCTTTGGACACATCAGCGGAGGCCACATCAACCCTGCTGTGACCGTGGCAATGGTCTGCACGAGGAAGATCAGCCTGGCCAAGTCCGTCTTCTACATTCTTGCCCAGTGCCTGGGAGCCATCGTGGGCGCAGGCATCCTTTACCTTGTCACACCACCCAGCGTGGTGGGAGGCCTGGGAGTCACTGCG ATCAATTACACCGGTGCCAGTATGAACCCAGCTCGATCATTTGGACCTGCTGTCATTATGGGCAGATGGGAAAACCAATGG GTGTACTGGGTGGGACCGATAATCGGAGCAGTCCTTGCGGGTGCTCTGTATGAGTACGTCTATTGCCCAGACGTTGAACTCAAGCGCCGCTTCAAAGACGTCTTCGGTAAGGCCACCCAGCCTTCCAAGGGGAAGTACATCGAGGTGGACGACAACAGGAGCCACGTAGAGACCGATGACCTGATCCTGAAGCCTGGCATAGTTCATGTGATTGATATTGACAGGGGCGAGGACAAGAAGGGAAGAGATCCATCCAGCGAGGTGTTGTCTTCCGTATGA
- the AQP4 gene encoding aquaporin-4 isoform X2 encodes MSDGAAAPRRGKCGRLCKCERIMVAFKGVWTQPFWKAVSAEFLAMLIFVLLSLGSTINWGGAEKPLPVDMVLISLCFGLSIATMVQCFGHISGGHINPAVTVAMVCTRKISLAKSVFYILAQCLGAIVGAGILYLVTPPSVVGGLGVTAVHRDLSAGHGLLVELIITFQLVFTIFASCDSKRSDVTGSVALAIGFSVAIGHLFAINYTGASMNPARSFGPAVIMGRWENQWVYWVGPIIGAVLAGALYEYVYCPDVELKRRFKDVFGKATQPSKGKYIEVDDNRSHVETDDLILKPGIVHVIDIDRGEDKKGRDPSSEVLSSV; translated from the exons ATGAGCGACGGAGCGGCCGCTCCGCGCCGCGG taaGTGTGGACGTCTCTGTAAGTGTGAGAGAATTATGGTGGCGTTTAAAGGAGTCTGGACTCAGCCCTTCTGGAAAGCCGTTTCGGCAGAATTTTTGGCCATGCTCATTTTTGTCCTCCTCAGCCTCGGCTCCACGATCAACTGGGGTGGAGCAGAGAAGCCCCTGCCTGTAGACATGGTCCTTATCTCCCTCTGCTTTGGACTCAGCATTGCCACCATGGTGCAGTGCTTTGGACACATCAGCGGAGGCCACATCAACCCTGCTGTGACCGTGGCAATGGTCTGCACGAGGAAGATCAGCCTGGCCAAGTCCGTCTTCTACATTCTTGCCCAGTGCCTGGGAGCCATCGTGGGCGCAGGCATCCTTTACCTTGTCACACCACCCAGCGTGGTGGGAGGCCTGGGAGTCACTGCG GTACACAGAGATCTTTCTGCTGGGCATGGTCTCCTGGTGGAGTTGATAATTACATTCCAGCTGGTTTTTACTATTTTTGCTAGCTGTGATTCAAAACGAAGTGATGTCACTGGTTCAGTAGCTTTAGCAATTGGATTTTCTGTTGCAATTGGACATTTATTTGCT ATCAATTACACCGGTGCCAGTATGAACCCAGCTCGATCATTTGGACCTGCTGTCATTATGGGCAGATGGGAAAACCAATGG GTGTACTGGGTGGGACCGATAATCGGAGCAGTCCTTGCGGGTGCTCTGTATGAGTACGTCTATTGCCCAGACGTTGAACTCAAGCGCCGCTTCAAAGACGTCTTCGGTAAGGCCACCCAGCCTTCCAAGGGGAAGTACATCGAGGTGGACGACAACAGGAGCCACGTAGAGACCGATGACCTGATCCTGAAGCCTGGCATAGTTCATGTGATTGATATTGACAGGGGCGAGGACAAGAAGGGAAGAGATCCATCCAGCGAGGTGTTGTCTTCCGTATGA
- the CHST9 gene encoding carbohydrate sulfotransferase 9 isoform X2: protein MRQRAESGKKLQQETINQDFSLEPRGMPRKAAWRRSAPVGFSSREMAVSSSRHWQGRADPFSVVAASSGSRLPEQQKTSESPLSWFRGVYLPPALHPLNKTFIKGDEWQDIDSIQEKRRAFLQDFCKTYNSRKKLQTHLVHLVSRIYVEDRHKVLYCEVPKAGCSNWKRVLMVLSGLAASANNISHDDVHYGKHLRKLDSYDLKGIYTRLNTYTKFIFVRDPMERLVSAFRDKFEHPNSYYHPVFGKAIIKKYRHNADEEALKTGSGVKFKEFIQYLLDSHRPVGMDIHWEQVSKLCYPCLINYDFIGRFETLEEDANYFLQLVGAPAHLKFPKFKDRHSSDERTSAEVVRQYLKELSKEERQLTYDFYHLDYLMFNYTSPLV from the coding sequence GATTTCTCACTCGAGCCTCGGGGGATGCCAAGGAAAGCAGCGTGGAGGAGAAGCGCTCCTGTGGGCTTCAGTAGCCGTGAGATGGCTGTCTCGAGCAGCAGgcactggcagggcagggctgaccCTTTCAGTGTGGTGGCTGCCTCCTCAGGGAGCCGActgcctgagcagcagaagaCGAGCGAGTCCCCTCTCAGCTGGTTCAGAGGGGTGTATCTACCTCCTGCTCTCCACCCATTAAACAAGACATTCATCAAGGGTGACGAGTGGCAGGACATAGACAGCATCCAGGAAAAGCGCAGGGCCTTCCTGCAGGACTTCTGCAAGACATACAACAGCAGAAAGAAGCTGCAAACCCACCTGGTGCACCTGGTGTCAAGAATTTATGTGGAGGACAGGCACAAGGTCCTGTACTGCGAAGTGCCAAAAGCGGGCTGCTCCAACTGGAAAAGGGTCCTCATGGTGCTCAGTGGACTCGCTGCTTCAGCAAACAACATCTCCCATGATGATGTGCACTATGGAAAGCATCTAAGAAAACTGGACAGTTATGACCTAAAAGGGATATATACACGCTTGAACACGTACACCAAGTTTATATTTGTACGGGATCCTATGGAAAGACTGGTATCTGCCTTCAGGGATAAGTTTGAACATCCAAACAGCTATTACCATCCAGTATTTGGGAAGGCAATAATTAAGAAGTATAGACATAATGCAGATGAAGAAGCATTGAAAACAGGATCGGGAGTTAAGTTCAAGGAGTTTATCCAATATTTGTTAGATTCCCATCGACCAGTAGGAATGGACATTCACTGGGAGCAAGTCAGTAAGCTCTGCTATCCCTGCCTTATCAACTACGATTTTATAGGAAGGTTTGAAACCCTGGAAGAAGATGCCAATTACTTTTTGCAGCTGGTAGGTGCTCCAGCCCATCTGAAGTTTCCTAAATTCAAAGACAGACATTCCTCTGATGAGAGAACAAGTGCAGAAGTAGTGAGGCAATATTTAAAGGAATTGTCTAAGGAGGAGAGACAGCTGACCTATGACTTCTATCACTTGGATTACTTAATGTTCAATTATACATCACCACTTGTATAG
- the AQP4 gene encoding aquaporin-4 isoform X4, which yields MSDGAAAPRRGKCGRLCKCERIMVAFKGVWTQPFWKAVSAEFLAMLIFVLLSLGSTINWGGAEKPLPVDMVLISLCFGLSIATMVQCFGHISGGHINPAVTVAMVCTRKISLAKSVFYILAQCLGAIVGAGILYLVTPPSVVGGLGVTAINYTGASMNPARSFGPAVIMGRWENQWVYWVGPIIGAVLAGALYEYVYCPDVELKRRFKDVFGKATQPSKGKYIEVDDNRSHVETDDLILKPGIVHVIDIDRGEDKKGRDPSSEVLSSV from the exons ATGAGCGACGGAGCGGCCGCTCCGCGCCGCGG taaGTGTGGACGTCTCTGTAAGTGTGAGAGAATTATGGTGGCGTTTAAAGGAGTCTGGACTCAGCCCTTCTGGAAAGCCGTTTCGGCAGAATTTTTGGCCATGCTCATTTTTGTCCTCCTCAGCCTCGGCTCCACGATCAACTGGGGTGGAGCAGAGAAGCCCCTGCCTGTAGACATGGTCCTTATCTCCCTCTGCTTTGGACTCAGCATTGCCACCATGGTGCAGTGCTTTGGACACATCAGCGGAGGCCACATCAACCCTGCTGTGACCGTGGCAATGGTCTGCACGAGGAAGATCAGCCTGGCCAAGTCCGTCTTCTACATTCTTGCCCAGTGCCTGGGAGCCATCGTGGGCGCAGGCATCCTTTACCTTGTCACACCACCCAGCGTGGTGGGAGGCCTGGGAGTCACTGCG ATCAATTACACCGGTGCCAGTATGAACCCAGCTCGATCATTTGGACCTGCTGTCATTATGGGCAGATGGGAAAACCAATGG GTGTACTGGGTGGGACCGATAATCGGAGCAGTCCTTGCGGGTGCTCTGTATGAGTACGTCTATTGCCCAGACGTTGAACTCAAGCGCCGCTTCAAAGACGTCTTCGGTAAGGCCACCCAGCCTTCCAAGGGGAAGTACATCGAGGTGGACGACAACAGGAGCCACGTAGAGACCGATGACCTGATCCTGAAGCCTGGCATAGTTCATGTGATTGATATTGACAGGGGCGAGGACAAGAAGGGAAGAGATCCATCCAGCGAGGTGTTGTCTTCCGTATGA